In Eriocheir sinensis breed Jianghai 21 chromosome 50, ASM2467909v1, whole genome shotgun sequence, one genomic interval encodes:
- the LOC126982165 gene encoding uncharacterized protein LOC126982165, which yields MGSGDGSGGSTESTGTGGILWQIIWLILLVLAAVWVSWFCAWWYTLLIPFTVCLPPLAAVTDVLLRGVQLTFVCAKNLIEANTFAEAWNTYPSAVPPTVLVVTQSSG from the exons ATGGGTTCCGGCGATGGTTCTGGCGGGTCGACGGAGAGCACGGGCACTGGTGGGATCCTGTGGCAGATCATTTGGCTCATCCTGCTGGTGCTGGCGGCCGTGTGGGTCTCCTGGTTCTGCGCCTGGTGGTACACGCTTCTCATACCCTTCACCGTGTGTCTGCCGCCCCTTGCC gcGGTAACAGACGTGCTCCTACGGGGGGTCCAGCTCACCTTCGTCTGTGCCAAGAACCTGATTGAGGCCAACACCTTCGCCGAGGCCTGGAACACCTACCCCTCCGCCGTCCCGCCCACGGTGCTGGTGGTGACACAGAGCTCAGGCTAG
- the LOC126982169 gene encoding TIP41-like protein, protein MVTHLSSRQLQFKMSQPTPASPTEPKLPPPRVEEFQFDAWTLRVVKSHIMGSQCEATTPCTPQTQNDDLCNFCRYERELELPSLPDMVFANNLLELQHRGGGAIAFTALDALRCVNPRESTVQVAHAKVWREARADCEGVQKVVEPYDWTYTTNFRGRLSGGLVAKETTERIDLDRLKKQEEIKFYGEIFLFEDELDDNGCTRCVVKVRVMPSGLFVVLRHYLRVDQVIVRINDTRLYSPAGADYILRESSTREAPIDKLRVPSSIYSNPDVVWQHLPVVEEKVDKLCPSSTSAGE, encoded by the exons ATGGTAACTCACCTGTCCAGCCGGCAATTACAG TTCAAAATGTCGCAGCCCACCCCCGCCTCACCAACCGAGCCCAAACTACCTCCGCCGCGCGTGGAGGAGTTTCAGTTTGACGCGTGGACGCTGCGGGTGGTGAAGAGCCACATCATGGGGTCACAGTGCGAGGCCACGACACCCTGCACGCCACAGACACAGAATGATGACCTGTGCAACTtttgtag GTACGAGAGAGAGCTGGAACTTCCGTCCCTGCCCGACATGGTGTTCGCCAACAACCTCCTGGAGCTACAGCATCGCGGCGGAGGAGCCATCGCCTTCACCGCCCTGGACGCCCTGCGCTGCGTCAACCCCAGGGAAAGCACGGTGCAGGTCGCCCATGCCAAGGTGTGGAGGGAGGCAAG AGCCGACTGTGAGGGCGTGCAGAAGGTGGTTGAGCCCTACGACTGGACCTACACCACCAACTTCCGGGGGCGGCTGAGTGGCGGCCTGGTGGCGAAGGAGACGACGGAGCGCATCGACCTGGACCGTctcaagaagcaggaggagatcAAGTTCTATGGCGAGATATTTCTGTTCGAGGACGAGCTGGACGATAATGGCTGCACGAGGTGTGTAGTCAAAGTG CGTGTGATGCCCAGCGGTCTGTTCGTGGTGCTGCGTCACTACCTGCGTGTGGACCAGGTCATCGTGCGGATCAACGACACACGCCTCTACAGCCCCGCCGGCGCTGACTACATCCTCAGGGAGAGCTCCACCCGGGAGGCACCCATTGATAAGCTGCGG GTCCCGTCATCCATATACAGCAATCCAGATGTAGTGTGGCAGCATCTCCctgtggtggaggagaaggtggataaGCTGTGCCCGTCATCCACATCCGCTGGGGAGTGA
- the LOC126982000 gene encoding uncharacterized protein LOC126982000, which produces MRLLPGVSVSEMVSTPLWSCGSSPVVVAAMAGSPLLMLTLLQHGAGHSTVSTSVSTGLTQHARHTQHRSAVNGVHMAILILLRKLEEDWRGGEEGRGDAPPQPDLLTWAGRSPHAQCLRFLLRSVPRVPGHVLRDLPFGSDPARLLPRPCSCDAPALTHLARVAAREFLRARNLLPEGVSALSLPDSLRRRLSLLED; this is translated from the exons ATGAGGCTGCTGCCCGGCGTGAG CGTGAGTGAGATGGTGAGTACGCCCCTGTGGTCCTGTGGTTCAAGCCCCGTGGTGGTGGCGGCCATGGCGGGGAGCCCACTGCTGATGCTGACGCTGCTGCAACACGGCGCCGGCCACAGCACCGTCAGCACCAGCGTCAGCACCGGCCTGACTCAGCACGCACGGCACACGCAACACCGATCTGCAGT TAATGGCGTCCACATGGCGATTCTAATTCTCCTTCGCAAATTGGAGGAGGactggagggggggagaggaggggaggggagacgcGCCCCCTCAACCTGACCTCCTCACCTGGGCCGGCCGCTCCCCCCACGCTCAGTGTCTCAG ATTCCTGCTCCGCTCCGTGCCGCGCGTGCCAGGTCATGTTCTGCGTGACCTCCCCTTCGGCAGTGACCCCGCGCGCCTGCTGCCCCGCCCCTGCTCCTGCGACGCGCCTGCACTCACGCACCTCGCCCGCGTCGCCGCCAGGGAGTTTCTGAGGGCGAGGAACCTTCTGCCGGAGGGGGTGAGCGCGCTGAGCCTCCCCGACAGCTTAAGACGCCGCCTCAGCCTCCTGGAAGATTAA
- the LOC126982170 gene encoding von Willebrand factor D and EGF domain-containing protein-like, whose protein sequence is MASIKRRLLFFLLLLFFFFLEEAKAEMEGTRVLRQFEGDSKPSYASRDSQPPPLPFSFDLTECKEQPEIPNAKVRCGYSGCRVRCDKDYKTQTGLSVINLSCDHSSGTLTVDGTPWRDLNVSCTAYCGVDGCLHGGTCTNPRTCSCLDGYQGDHCEIAPETPVGATPASGDPQTDPNSCPDPSFVLQNAEVKREGQNLLVRCQEGHVFKIGKTIAFVTCKEGVWDLPDGVLGPAGEVVCVESQCDPPCQNGGKCLEEKVCDCPYKFWGGHCEHQRCGYPDPKTLGAASLGGVLSRMKIQCHPHHRMINGRRTQTILCRGGEWYASGRGYLRDTDVKCHPEDNTPNWRPSP, encoded by the exons ATGGCATCGATCAAacgccgcctcctcttcttcctcctcctcctcttcttcttcttcctggagGAGGCGAAGGCGGAGATGGAGGGAaccag ggtTCTTCGGCAATTCGAGGGGGATTCGAAGCCATCGTACGCCTCCAGGGACagtcagccaccgcctcttcccttctccttcgacttgacag agTGTAAAGAACAGCCCGAGATCCCTAACGCCAAGGTCCGATGCGGTtacag cgggTGTCGGGTCCGGTGTGACAAGGACTACAAGACTCAAACTGGTCTCAGCGTGATCAATCTCTCCTGTGATCACTCGTCTGGTACTCTAACGGTCGATGGCACTCCTTGGCGCGACCTGAACGTGTCCTGTACCG cttACTGCGGCGTGGACGGTTGCTTGCATGGGGGGACTTGCACAAACCCCCGAACTTGCAGCTGCCTCGACGGATACCAAGGAGACCACTGCGAAATAGCCCCAGAAACCCCAGTAGGAGCCACACCAGCCTCAGGAGACCCCCAGACAGACCCCAACAGCTGCCCAGACCCCTCCTTCGTGCTCCAGAACGCCGAGGTCAAGCGGGAAGGTCAAAACTTGTTGGTGCGCTGCCAGGAAGGTCATGTTTTCAAGATCGGGAAGACCATTGCGTTCGTGACCTGTAAGGAGGGTGTGTGGGACCTCCCCGATGGCGTGTTGGGCCCGGCTGGCGAAGTGGTGTGTGTgg aatcCCAGTGTGACCCGCCTTGCCAGAACGGAGGAAAGTGCTTAGAGGAGAAGGTATGTGATTGCCCTTACAAGTTCTGGGGCGGTCATTGTGAACACCAGCGATGCGGTTACCCCGACCCGAAAACCCTGGGGGCGGCCTCGCTGGGGGGGGTGCTGtccag GATGAAGATTCAGTGCCATCCTCACCATCGGATGATCAACGGGCGTCGAACTCAGACCATCCTTTGTCGGGGTGGCGAATGGTACGCCTCGGGCCGCGGCTACCTCAGGGACACCGACGTCAAGTGCCAcc cgGAGGACAACACGCCAAACTGGAGACCGTcaccatag